From a region of the uncultured Jannaschia sp. genome:
- a CDS encoding S-methyl-5'-thioadenosine phosphorylase: MADITIGIIGGSGLYGVPGLADGEWRAADTPWGPPSDALLHGALGDVPAVFLPRHGRGHVHSPTSVPYRANIAALKEAGVTHLVSVSAVGSFREAMAPGDFVVVDQFVDRTFARDKSFFGPGLVAHVSAAHPVCAALSSACAAAARAGGATVHEGGTYLAMEGPQFSTLAESRLYRDWGCDVIGMTNMPEAKLAREAELHYASVAMVTDYDSWHPDHGSVRITDILETLHGNVDRAAAMVAALQEHLRAGCDTGCDRALDHAIMTAPEARDPDMVDRLRTVAGRVL, from the coding sequence ATGGCGGACATCACCATCGGGATTATCGGCGGCTCGGGTCTCTATGGCGTGCCGGGTCTCGCGGATGGCGAATGGCGCGCGGCGGACACGCCGTGGGGGCCGCCATCCGACGCGCTGTTGCACGGCGCGCTGGGCGACGTGCCGGCCGTTTTCCTGCCCCGCCACGGGCGCGGCCATGTCCACAGCCCGACCTCCGTGCCCTACCGCGCCAATATCGCGGCGCTGAAAGAGGCGGGCGTCACGCATCTGGTGTCGGTCTCGGCGGTGGGCTCGTTCCGCGAGGCGATGGCGCCCGGCGATTTCGTCGTCGTGGACCAGTTCGTCGACCGCACCTTCGCCCGCGACAAGAGCTTCTTCGGCCCCGGTCTCGTCGCCCATGTCAGCGCGGCGCATCCGGTCTGCGCGGCGCTGTCCTCGGCCTGTGCGGCCGCCGCGCGGGCGGGCGGCGCGACGGTCCACGAGGGCGGCACGTATCTGGCCATGGAAGGCCCGCAATTCTCGACGCTTGCCGAATCGCGGCTCTATCGCGACTGGGGCTGCGACGTGATCGGAATGACGAACATGCCCGAAGCCAAACTCGCCCGCGAGGCCGAGCTGCATTACGCCTCGGTCGCCATGGTGACGGATTACGACAGCTGGCATCCCGATCATGGCTCGGTCCGGATCACCGATATCCTCGAGACGCTGCACGGCAACGTGGACCGCGCCGCCGCGATGGTCGCGGCCCTGCAGGAGCACCTGCGCGCGGGCTGCGACACCGGCTGCGACCGGGCGCTCGACCACGCGATCATGACCGCGCCCGAGGCGCGCGATCCGGACATGGTCGATCGGCTCCGCACGGTGGCGGGGCGCGTGTTGTGA
- a CDS encoding DUF2927 domain-containing protein — protein MIRAALLACCLALPAGAQEFVTAPGPMTDTEFYRAVACAAAPGGECRKPFLRWPEAKRGAVTIALASVPPGLPPWRLALFDQGLEAAIAQINGLGIDLRLARADAGPADIDIHIVLTPPGEVMRDTGVPALDGAMLPLGRVALRAKGGEIRDALIAVSAEARRREIASVLLEEITQGLGLMTDISGPAYGRSLFSEDSNSVVRLEGQDAMALRRHYPPAGTDTSEGS, from the coding sequence GTGATCCGCGCCGCCCTTCTGGCCTGCTGCCTCGCCCTGCCCGCGGGCGCGCAGGAATTCGTCACCGCGCCCGGACCGATGACCGACACGGAATTCTACCGCGCCGTGGCCTGCGCCGCCGCGCCGGGGGGCGAGTGTCGCAAGCCCTTCCTGCGCTGGCCCGAGGCCAAGCGCGGCGCCGTCACGATCGCGCTCGCCTCTGTGCCGCCCGGCCTGCCCCCATGGCGCCTGGCCCTCTTCGATCAGGGGCTCGAGGCCGCGATCGCTCAGATCAACGGTCTGGGGATCGACCTGCGGCTGGCGCGCGCCGATGCCGGGCCCGCCGATATCGACATTCACATCGTCCTGACCCCGCCGGGCGAGGTGATGCGCGACACCGGCGTCCCCGCGCTCGACGGAGCGATGCTGCCGCTGGGCCGGGTGGCGCTGCGCGCCAAGGGCGGCGAAATCCGCGACGCGCTGATCGCCGTCTCGGCCGAGGCGCGCCGCCGCGAGATCGCATCCGTCCTCCTCGAGGAGATCACCCAGGGCCTCGGTCTGATGACGGATATCAGCGGGCCCGCCTATGGCCGCTCGCTCTTCTCCGAAGACAGCAATTCCGTCGTGCGCCTCGAAGGCCAGGACGCCATGGCGCTGCGCCGCCACTACCCGCCCGCGGGCACCGACACGTCGGAAGGAAGCTGA
- a CDS encoding adenine phosphoribosyltransferase, which translates to MPDQKTVRDYIRTIPDFPHEGIMFRDVTTLFADARGMRLCVDQMLAPYAGTRIDAVAGLEARGFILGGAVAHQLGTGFVPIRKKGKLPGPVFAQDYTLEYGQATVEVHQDALPAGARVLLVDDLLATGGTARAGIALLEKLGCEVVGCAFVIDLPDLGGRAVLEGMGMDLHTLCNFDGE; encoded by the coding sequence ATGCCAGACCAGAAGACCGTCCGGGACTACATCCGGACCATCCCCGACTTTCCGCATGAAGGGATCATGTTCCGGGACGTGACGACCCTGTTCGCGGATGCACGCGGCATGCGGCTCTGCGTCGATCAGATGCTGGCGCCCTATGCGGGCACGCGGATCGACGCCGTGGCGGGACTCGAAGCGCGCGGCTTCATCCTCGGCGGCGCTGTGGCGCACCAGCTCGGGACCGGCTTCGTGCCGATCCGCAAGAAGGGCAAGCTGCCGGGACCGGTCTTCGCGCAGGACTACACGCTGGAATACGGGCAAGCGACGGTCGAGGTGCACCAGGACGCGCTGCCGGCGGGGGCACGGGTCCTTCTGGTGGACGATCTCCTGGCGACCGGGGGCACCGCGCGGGCGGGCATCGCCTTGCTGGAGAAGCTGGGATGCGAGGTGGTCGGTTGCGCCTTCGTGATCGACCTGCCGGATCTCGGCGGGCGCGCCGTGCTGGAAGGCATGGGCATGGACCTGCACACGCTCTGCAATTTCGACGGCGAATAG
- a CDS encoding FAD-binding oxidoreductase, producing the protein MTSSLADLAPATGAFADALRARLPAAVFRDLEPRYTEEPRGRYTGRGGLLLAPSSTAEVATIVAAAQAARVGIVPYGGGTGLVGGQVSEDLPDPVILSLERLSDIRSVDPSENVAVVEAGAILQHVQEVAEGVDRLFPLSIASQGSARIGGILSTNAGGVNVLRYGNARDLCLGIEAVLPDGSILHGLSPLRKNNTGYDLRHLLIGAEGTLGIITAASLKLLPRPVQTGAAIIVVPDPDAAIALLNLARDRIGEGVSAFELLGGEGLRFVAEHMPDVRRPMGEPDWSVLIDLGLGASGDPQAALEGLFEAAAEAGLATDGTIAQSEGQRADFWHLRETIPQANRAVGAVSSHDISVPIAAIPAFISEGPGVLAAIGDFRINCFGHVGDGNLHYNVFPRPGRSRADHTHQRDDIKRAVHDLVHRFGGSVSAEHGVGRLKVDDLERYVDPVKLAAMRAIKDALDPGGIMNPGAVLRVRSKRGSRP; encoded by the coding sequence ATGACATCCAGTTTGGCCGATCTGGCCCCCGCGACCGGCGCCTTCGCCGACGCATTGCGCGCGCGCCTTCCGGCCGCGGTCTTCCGCGACCTCGAACCCCGCTACACCGAGGAGCCGCGGGGCCGTTACACCGGCCGCGGCGGCTTGCTTCTCGCGCCCTCATCCACCGCGGAGGTCGCGACCATCGTCGCCGCCGCCCAGGCCGCCCGCGTCGGCATCGTGCCTTATGGCGGCGGCACCGGGCTCGTCGGGGGACAGGTCTCCGAGGATCTGCCCGATCCTGTGATCCTGTCGCTGGAACGGCTGTCGGACATCCGGTCGGTCGATCCGTCCGAGAACGTCGCGGTGGTCGAGGCCGGAGCGATCCTGCAGCATGTGCAGGAGGTCGCCGAGGGCGTGGACCGCCTGTTCCCGCTCTCGATCGCATCGCAGGGCTCGGCCCGGATCGGGGGCATCCTCTCGACCAATGCAGGCGGCGTGAATGTCCTGCGCTACGGCAATGCCCGCGATCTCTGCCTCGGGATCGAGGCGGTGCTGCCGGATGGCTCGATCCTGCACGGTCTGTCGCCCCTGCGGAAGAACAACACCGGCTACGATCTGCGCCATCTCCTGATCGGGGCCGAGGGGACGCTGGGCATCATTACGGCGGCGTCGCTCAAGCTCTTGCCGCGCCCCGTCCAGACGGGGGCCGCGATCATCGTCGTGCCGGATCCCGACGCGGCCATCGCCCTTTTGAACCTCGCGCGGGACCGGATCGGCGAGGGTGTCTCCGCGTTCGAACTTCTGGGCGGCGAAGGCTTGCGCTTCGTGGCCGAACACATGCCGGATGTGCGCCGCCCGATGGGCGAGCCGGACTGGTCGGTCTTGATCGACCTCGGGCTAGGCGCCTCGGGCGATCCGCAGGCCGCGCTCGAGGGGCTGTTCGAGGCGGCGGCCGAGGCGGGGCTCGCGACCGACGGCACCATCGCGCAGTCCGAGGGGCAACGCGCCGATTTCTGGCATCTGCGCGAGACGATCCCGCAAGCCAACCGCGCGGTGGGCGCCGTCAGCAGCCACGACATCAGCGTGCCCATCGCCGCGATCCCCGCCTTCATCTCCGAGGGGCCCGGCGTTCTGGCTGCGATCGGTGACTTCCGCATCAACTGCTTCGGGCATGTCGGCGACGGCAACCTGCATTATAACGTGTTCCCTCGGCCGGGGCGCAGCCGTGCGGATCACACCCATCAACGCGACGACATCAAGCGCGCCGTCCACGACCTCGTTCATCGATTCGGCGGATCTGTCAGCGCCGAGCACGGGGTTGGTCGGCTGAAGGTCGACGACCTCGAACGCTATGTCGATCCGGTGAAGCTGGCGGCGATGCGTGCAATCAAGGACGCGCTGGATCCGGGGGGAATCATGAACCCCGGCGCGGTGTTACGCGTCCGCTCGAAGCGAGGATCACGCCCCTAG
- a CDS encoding MBL fold metallo-hydrolase produces MRCLLVLLFLLPTLAQAQDRRASHCIAVAAAPGIEYLHRAAYRAPLPDDFTVRLNYVDHAMFLIETAGGLRAITDYSGFAGAIDTPDIVTMNRAHITHWTPDPDPAIRHVLPGWSDRVGEPVGHHLDLGEMLVRSVSTDIRSRDGGFEENGNSIFVFEVGGLCIGHLGHLHHEPDAETYAALGRLDVVMAPVDGGLTLDRPTLKRVLDRLRSSVVIPMHWWGQGSLDRFLADMSDSFDVEVRPASHMEVSLRSLPSRPTIVVLRPAFLSEPE; encoded by the coding sequence ATGCGCTGCCTTCTCGTGCTCCTTTTCCTTCTGCCGACGCTGGCCCAGGCCCAGGATCGTCGGGCCAGCCATTGCATCGCCGTCGCCGCGGCGCCGGGGATCGAATACCTGCACCGCGCGGCCTACCGCGCGCCGCTGCCAGACGACTTCACAGTGCGGCTGAATTACGTCGACCACGCGATGTTCCTGATCGAGACGGCGGGCGGTCTGCGCGCGATCACCGATTATTCGGGTTTCGCCGGGGCCATCGACACGCCCGATATCGTCACCATGAACCGCGCCCACATCACCCATTGGACGCCCGATCCCGACCCCGCGATTCGCCATGTTCTGCCCGGCTGGTCCGATCGCGTGGGCGAGCCGGTGGGCCATCACCTCGATCTCGGCGAGATGCTCGTGCGCTCCGTCTCGACCGACATCCGCAGCCGCGACGGCGGCTTCGAGGAGAACGGCAACTCGATCTTCGTCTTCGAGGTGGGCGGGCTCTGCATCGGCCATCTCGGGCATCTCCACCACGAACCGGACGCCGAGACCTATGCCGCGCTGGGGCGGCTTGACGTGGTGATGGCCCCGGTTGACGGGGGGCTGACGCTGGACCGGCCGACGCTCAAGCGGGTGCTCGACCGGCTCAGGTCCTCGGTCGTGATCCCGATGCATTGGTGGGGGCAGGGGTCGCTCGACCGGTTCCTCGCGGACATGTCCGACAGCTTCGATGTCGAGGTGCGGCCCGCGTCGCACATGGAGGTCTCGCTGCGCAGCCTTCCCTCGCGTCCGACCATCGTCGTGCTGCGCCCCGCCTTCCTGTCGGAGCCCGAATGA
- a CDS encoding GNAT family protein, which produces MFGSFRKPRIETDRLIMRLPQHGDYRAWVGLRDGSAAFLQPWEPAWASDHLSRKSFTNRVYWAQRSQSQGTALALFVTRKTDGQLLGAITLDNIRRGPSQSATLGYWIGQPHARQGYMREAIVALSHHAFRRLDLSRLEAACLEENAASRGLLEKAGFKYEGVAQSYLQIAGRWRNHVLYAMLRSDRRGKVEG; this is translated from the coding sequence ATGTTCGGGTCGTTCCGCAAGCCCCGGATCGAAACCGACCGCCTGATCATGCGCCTGCCCCAACATGGCGACTATCGCGCGTGGGTGGGTCTGCGCGATGGCTCGGCCGCCTTCCTGCAGCCGTGGGAGCCGGCCTGGGCGTCGGATCACCTGAGCCGCAAGTCCTTCACCAACCGCGTCTACTGGGCGCAGCGCAGCCAGTCGCAGGGCACCGCGCTGGCGCTCTTCGTGACCCGCAAGACGGACGGCCAGCTTCTGGGCGCCATCACGCTCGACAACATCCGGCGCGGACCCTCGCAGTCGGCGACGCTCGGCTACTGGATCGGCCAGCCCCACGCGAGGCAGGGCTACATGCGCGAGGCGATCGTGGCGCTGTCGCATCACGCGTTCCGCCGGCTCGACCTCAGCCGCCTCGAGGCCGCCTGCCTCGAGGAAAACGCGGCCTCCCGCGGGCTGCTGGAAAAGGCCGGGTTCAAATATGAAGGCGTCGCCCAGAGCTATCTCCAGATCGCGGGCCGGTGGCGCAACCACGTGCTCTACGCGATGCTGCGCTCGGACCGACGGGGCAAGGTCGAGGGCTGA
- a CDS encoding pitrilysin family protein produces MTARLHRLPNGVRVVTEHMPGLQSASVGIWVGAGGRHETPDQNGIAHFLEHMAFKGTSRRSALQIAEEIEDVGGYINAYTSREVTAYYARVLASDVPLAVDLIADIVLNPIFDAGEIETERNVILQEIGQALDTPDDIIFDWLQEAAYPEQPIGRTILGPTERVSAFDRADLERFTAQHYGPEQMILSAAGAVDHDALVRMAEDLFGHLEPTRPGPVEIARFTGGEARHVRDLEQAHIALGFAQPGYRDDDIYTAQIFAGAMGGGMSSRLFQEAREKRGLCYTIFASVGAYSDTGLLTVYAGTGEDDVAELAHLTMDELKRAADDMTDAEIARARAQMKSGMLMGLESPSSRAERLARVVAVWDRVPPLSEAIGRIEAVDVPAVRAHAAALTTQAPALALYGPVERAPDAGTLARRLAA; encoded by the coding sequence ATGACCGCCCGCCTGCATCGCCTGCCCAACGGCGTCCGCGTCGTCACCGAGCACATGCCCGGCCTGCAATCGGCCAGCGTCGGCATCTGGGTCGGCGCGGGCGGCCGCCACGAGACCCCCGATCAGAACGGCATCGCGCATTTCCTCGAACACATGGCCTTCAAGGGCACATCCCGGCGCTCGGCCCTGCAGATCGCCGAGGAGATCGAGGATGTCGGCGGCTACATCAACGCCTACACCTCGCGCGAGGTGACGGCCTATTACGCGCGGGTGCTGGCAAGCGACGTGCCGCTCGCCGTGGACCTGATCGCGGATATCGTGCTGAACCCGATCTTCGATGCCGGCGAGATCGAGACCGAGCGCAACGTCATCCTGCAGGAGATCGGGCAAGCGCTCGATACGCCCGACGACATCATCTTCGACTGGCTGCAGGAGGCCGCCTATCCCGAGCAGCCCATCGGCCGCACGATCCTCGGCCCGACCGAGCGTGTCTCGGCTTTCGACCGCGCCGATCTGGAGCGCTTCACGGCGCAGCATTACGGCCCCGAGCAGATGATCCTGTCGGCGGCGGGGGCGGTCGATCACGACGCGCTGGTGCGCATGGCCGAAGATCTCTTCGGTCATCTCGAACCCACGCGCCCCGGCCCGGTCGAGATCGCGCGTTTCACCGGTGGCGAGGCGCGGCATGTGCGCGACCTCGAACAGGCGCATATCGCGCTGGGCTTCGCGCAGCCGGGCTACCGCGACGACGACATCTACACGGCGCAGATCTTCGCGGGCGCGATGGGCGGCGGCATGTCCTCGCGGCTGTTCCAGGAGGCGCGCGAGAAGCGGGGTCTCTGCTACACGATCTTTGCCAGCGTCGGGGCCTATTCCGATACCGGCCTGCTGACCGTCTATGCCGGCACCGGCGAGGACGACGTGGCCGAACTGGCGCACCTTACCATGGACGAGCTCAAACGCGCCGCCGACGACATGACCGATGCCGAGATCGCGCGCGCGCGCGCCCAGATGAAGTCGGGGATGCTGATGGGGCTCGAGTCGCCGTCCAGCCGGGCCGAACGGCTCGCCCGCGTCGTCGCCGTCTGGGACCGCGTGCCGCCGCTGTCCGAGGCGATCGGGCGGATCGAGGCGGTGGATGTCCCGGCCGTCCGTGCCCACGCGGCGGCCCTGACGACGCAGGCCCCCGCGCTGGCGCTCTATGGCCCGGTCGAACGCGCGCCAGATGCGGGCACGCTGGCGCGCAGGCTCGCGGCGTGA
- the thrC gene encoding threonine synthase, translating to MRYVSTRGEAPVLGFEDTMLTGLARDGGLYVPEDLPVLSQGDIAALAGKSYEEVAHRIMWPFVSEAFTESDFADMIARAYEGFGHDARAPLVQLGPNHHLLELFHGPTLAFKDFAMQLIGQMFEHTLTRRGDRVTIVGATSGDTGSAAIEAFRGLDAVDVFIMYPHGRVSEVQRRQMTTPTEGNVHALALTGHFDDCQARVKDMFNDFPFRDRVALAGVNSINFARVLAQVVYYFTAATTLGAPHRPVSFTVPTGNFGDIFAGHIAKRMGLPIEQLVVATNQNDILHRCLTTGEYRPGTVEPSISPSMDIQVSSNFERALHVAYGGDGAAIAQLMDELKDGGFSVSQGALEALRETYVSGRVSEAETSRAISDYLARTGELLCPHTAVGVAVAEDHLGPAPMITLATAHPAKFPDAVEAATGIRPALPPRMGDLFERDERVTRVENDLAAVEAVIEERRAA from the coding sequence ATGCGCTATGTCTCCACCCGTGGCGAGGCCCCCGTTCTGGGCTTCGAGGATACCATGCTGACCGGGCTCGCCCGCGACGGCGGCCTTTACGTGCCCGAGGATCTGCCGGTGCTGTCCCAAGGCGACATCGCCGCGCTGGCGGGCAAGTCCTACGAGGAGGTTGCGCACCGGATCATGTGGCCCTTCGTCTCCGAGGCGTTCACCGAGTCCGACTTCGCCGACATGATTGCCCGCGCCTATGAGGGGTTCGGCCACGACGCCCGCGCGCCGCTGGTCCAGCTGGGGCCGAACCATCACCTGCTGGAGCTGTTCCACGGGCCGACGCTGGCCTTCAAGGACTTCGCGATGCAGCTCATCGGCCAGATGTTCGAGCATACGCTGACCCGCCGCGGCGACCGCGTCACCATCGTGGGCGCCACGAGCGGCGACACGGGATCCGCGGCGATCGAGGCGTTCCGCGGCCTCGACGCGGTGGACGTCTTCATCATGTATCCCCATGGCCGCGTCTCCGAGGTGCAGCGCCGCCAGATGACCACGCCGACCGAGGGCAACGTCCACGCGCTGGCGCTGACCGGGCATTTCGACGACTGCCAGGCGCGCGTGAAGGACATGTTCAACGACTTTCCGTTTCGTGATCGGGTCGCGCTGGCCGGGGTCAACTCGATCAACTTCGCCCGCGTGCTGGCGCAGGTTGTCTATTACTTCACCGCCGCCACGACGCTGGGCGCGCCGCACCGGCCCGTGTCCTTCACCGTGCCCACGGGCAATTTCGGCGACATCTTCGCGGGCCATATCGCCAAGCGGATGGGCCTGCCGATCGAGCAGCTGGTCGTGGCGACGAACCAGAACGACATCCTGCACCGCTGCCTGACGACGGGCGAGTATCGCCCCGGCACGGTCGAGCCGTCGATCTCGCCCTCGATGGACATCCAGGTCAGCAGCAATTTCGAACGCGCGCTGCACGTCGCCTATGGTGGCGACGGCGCGGCCATCGCGCAGCTCATGGACGAGTTGAAGGATGGCGGGTTCTCGGTGAGCCAGGGCGCGCTCGAGGCACTGCGCGAGACGTATGTCTCGGGCCGCGTCTCCGAGGCGGAGACCTCGCGCGCCATCTCGGATTACCTCGCGCGGACGGGCGAACTCCTCTGTCCGCACACCGCCGTCGGCGTCGCGGTCGCCGAAGATCACCTCGGCCCCGCCCCGATGATCACGCTCGCCACCGCGCATCCCGCGAAGTTCCCCGACGCGGTCGAGGCCGCCACGGGGATCCGGCCCGCCCTGCCGCCCCGCATGGGCGATCTCTTCGAGCGCGACGAGCGCGTCACCCGCGTCGAGAACGACCTCGCCGCCGTCGAGGCCGTGATCGAGGAGCGCCGCGCCGCATGA
- a CDS encoding SURF1 family protein produces MRLIFPLALGLIGGAVLVALGVWQLNRAEEKAATIAAIETRLTEAPVALPIAPRTPADLYLPVAVEGVVDGPAFVVFDTWRGFGAGVRAVVRLQVGAASIPVDLGARTWAPGTDPQDAAAEAPAPGTRLAVEGNLDWPEDGRAALSTPLIVARSVTPATAFTPIPVSTEGIPDNHLGYAIQWFGLALVWLGMTAFLLWRITRRTD; encoded by the coding sequence ATGCGTCTGATCTTTCCCCTCGCGCTCGGCCTAATCGGCGGCGCGGTGCTGGTGGCGCTGGGCGTCTGGCAGCTCAACCGTGCCGAGGAGAAGGCCGCGACCATCGCAGCCATCGAGACGCGGCTCACCGAGGCGCCCGTCGCCCTGCCGATTGCGCCCCGCACCCCGGCGGACCTCTACCTGCCCGTGGCGGTCGAAGGCGTCGTGGACGGGCCTGCGTTCGTGGTATTCGACACATGGCGCGGCTTTGGGGCGGGGGTGCGGGCCGTCGTGCGGCTGCAGGTCGGGGCGGCGTCGATCCCGGTCGATCTGGGTGCGCGCACCTGGGCGCCGGGCACCGACCCGCAGGACGCCGCCGCCGAAGCCCCCGCACCCGGCACGCGGCTTGCGGTCGAAGGCAATCTCGACTGGCCCGAAGACGGGCGCGCGGCCCTTTCGACACCGCTGATCGTCGCCCGGAGCGTGACGCCTGCGACCGCCTTCACACCGATCCCCGTCTCGACCGAGGGCATTCCCGACAACCATCTCGGATACGCAATCCAGTGGTTCGGCCTGGCGCTCGTCTGGCTGGGGATGACAGCGTTCCTGCTGTGGCGTATCACGCGCCGCACCGACTAA
- a CDS encoding cytochrome c oxidase subunit 3, whose protein sequence is MAHAKNHDYHILPPSIWPFIGAVSGFFMLIGAVLWMKGSGPWLFAAGFVGVLGVMFAWWSDVVKESNAGDHTPVVRIGLRYGFIFFIMSEVMFFAAWFWSFFKHAIYPMGPESPGIDGVWPPVGIETFDPWHLPLINTLILLCSGAAATWAHHALVHENNRQDMKWGLILAIALGALFTAFQIYEYSHAAFGFSGNIYGANFFMATGFHGAHVLIGTVFLAVCLLRLQQGHFTPAKHIGFEAAAWYWHFVDVVWLFLFAAVYVWGG, encoded by the coding sequence ATGGCCCACGCCAAGAACCACGACTACCACATCCTGCCGCCCTCGATCTGGCCGTTCATCGGCGCTGTCTCGGGCTTCTTCATGCTCATCGGCGCGGTGCTGTGGATGAAGGGCTCGGGCCCGTGGCTCTTCGCGGCCGGGTTTGTCGGCGTCCTCGGCGTGATGTTCGCCTGGTGGTCCGACGTGGTGAAGGAATCGAACGCGGGCGACCACACGCCCGTCGTCCGCATCGGCCTGCGCTACGGCTTCATCTTCTTCATCATGTCCGAGGTCATGTTCTTCGCGGCGTGGTTCTGGTCGTTCTTCAAGCACGCGATCTACCCGATGGGCCCCGAAAGCCCCGGCATCGACGGCGTCTGGCCGCCCGTGGGGATCGAGACCTTCGACCCCTGGCACCTGCCCCTGATCAACACGCTGATCCTGCTCTGCTCGGGGGCCGCGGCGACCTGGGCGCACCACGCGCTGGTCCACGAGAACAACCGACAGGACATGAAGTGGGGCCTGATCCTCGCCATCGCGCTGGGCGCGCTGTTCACCGCGTTCCAGATCTACGAGTACAGCCACGCGGCCTTCGGCTTCTCGGGCAACATCTACGGCGCCAACTTCTTCATGGCGACGGGCTTCCACGGCGCCCACGTCCTGATCGGAACCGTCTTCCTCGCCGTGTGCCTCCTGCGGCTCCAGCAGGGGCATTTCACCCCGGCCAAGCATATCGGCTTCGAGGCGGCGGCCTGGTACTGGCACTTCGTCGACGTCGTCTGGCTTTTCCTCTTCGCGGCCGTCTACGTCTGGGGCGGCTGA
- a CDS encoding cytochrome c oxidase assembly protein has translation MRWWRDLTANGRVVALTLATVLGMGSLGWAAVPLYDLFCRVTGYGGTTARAEAGSDVVLDQTVLVRFDASRERDMPWEFRPEQTSMEVRIGETHLAFYEATNPTDEPVAGTASYNVAPYAAGLHFVKIDCFCFEEQVLMPGETISMPVTFYVDPAIVDDPEAKGIPEITLSYTFHVTDLPDEYAALQDDDAVRTTN, from the coding sequence ATGCGCTGGTGGCGGGACCTGACGGCCAATGGCCGCGTCGTGGCGCTGACGCTGGCGACGGTTCTCGGCATGGGCTCGCTCGGATGGGCGGCGGTGCCGCTCTACGACCTGTTCTGCCGCGTCACCGGATATGGCGGCACGACCGCGCGGGCCGAGGCCGGTTCGGACGTGGTGCTGGACCAGACCGTCCTCGTGCGCTTCGACGCCTCACGCGAGCGGGACATGCCGTGGGAGTTCCGGCCCGAGCAGACCTCGATGGAGGTCCGCATCGGCGAGACCCATCTTGCCTTCTACGAGGCGACGAACCCGACCGACGAACCCGTCGCGGGCACGGCCAGCTACAACGTGGCGCCCTATGCGGCCGGTCTCCATTTCGTGAAGATCGACTGCTTCTGCTTCGAGGAGCAGGTGCTGATGCCGGGCGAGACGATCTCGATGCCCGTCACCTTCTATGTCGACCCGGCGATCGTCGACGACCCGGAGGCGAAGGGTATCCCGGAGATCACGCTGTCCTACACGTTCCACGTCACGGACTTGCCAGATGAATACGCCGCGTTGCAGGACGACGACGCGGTACGAACGACCAACTAG
- the cyoE gene encoding heme o synthase, whose translation MATPRPASDEAGLRDYWLLLKPRLMSLSVFTALVGLLVAPGSVHPVLGATSILWIAIGAGASAALNMWFDADIDRVMKRTRKRPIPSGRVAPGDALALGLFLTGVSVVMLGLTANWVAAGWLAFTIFFYAVIYSMWLKRTTSWNTVIGGLAGAFPPMIGWAAATGGTPLEAWLLVALIFMWTPPHFWALALFVKLDYHAARIPMLTVTHGRTETRRQTWLWALGLAVVSVFTATTGVGGPLTLAVALGLNAVFLRYAFAVWRRTDADSEADGHAAEKRLFKWSLVYLFVHFAVFVAEAALPFGGW comes from the coding sequence ATCGCGACCCCGCGGCCCGCTTCCGACGAGGCGGGTCTGCGCGACTATTGGCTGCTTCTGAAGCCGCGCCTGATGTCGCTGTCGGTCTTCACCGCGCTGGTGGGCCTGCTCGTGGCGCCGGGCAGCGTGCATCCGGTGCTGGGCGCGACCTCGATCCTCTGGATCGCGATCGGGGCGGGCGCGTCGGCCGCGCTGAACATGTGGTTCGATGCCGATATCGACCGGGTGATGAAGCGGACGCGCAAGCGCCCCATCCCCTCGGGCCGGGTCGCACCCGGCGACGCGCTGGCGCTGGGCCTGTTCCTGACGGGCGTGTCGGTTGTCATGCTGGGCCTGACGGCCAACTGGGTCGCCGCCGGCTGGCTGGCCTTCACGATCTTCTTCTATGCGGTGATCTACTCGATGTGGCTCAAGCGAACGACGTCGTGGAACACGGTGATCGGTGGGCTGGCGGGCGCCTTCCCCCCGATGATCGGCTGGGCCGCGGCGACGGGCGGCACCCCGCTCGAGGCATGGCTTCTGGTTGCGCTGATCTTCATGTGGACGCCGCCGCATTTCTGGGCGCTCGCGCTCTTCGTCAAGCTCGACTACCACGCCGCGCGCATCCCGATGCTGACCGTGACCCACGGCCGGACCGAGACGCGCCGTCAGACCTGGCTCTGGGCGCTGGGGCTTGCCGTGGTGTCGGTGTTCACGGCGACGACCGGTGTCGGCGGGCCGCTGACGCTGGCGGTGGCGCTGGGGCTGAACGCGGTGTTCCTGCGGTATGCCTTCGCCGTCTGGCGCCGCACCGATGCCGACAGCGAGGCCGATGGCCACGCCGCCGAGAAGCGCCTTTTCAAGTGGTCGCTCGTCTATCTCTTCGTGCATTTCGCCGTGTTCGTGGCCGAGGCCGCGCTGCCCTTCGGAGGCTGGTGA